In the genome of Coraliomargarita algicola, one region contains:
- a CDS encoding DUF1573 domain-containing protein, which translates to MFSRFILISLLLSSCASLLNASSLVWDSTEAHVKMEPEQEQARATFTVTNEGEKTVRIARIKTSCGCTGSILDKKIIKPGETTEIIATFNKGKRQGLNRNRLQVFIDSQAEAVVTLAMNVEIPTLIKAAPQIVYWSPSSSKTERRVQLSLDEQYMDSIQSIDYDESRLTITEEPGDANKGIDRVLVIEPKDYSTLYRGTITVYGSGPNNRKAETRIHTFVQP; encoded by the coding sequence ATGTTTTCACGATTCATACTCATCTCACTGCTGCTCTCTAGTTGCGCCTCCCTATTAAACGCCTCGAGCCTGGTCTGGGACAGCACCGAGGCGCATGTCAAAATGGAGCCTGAACAAGAGCAAGCACGGGCGACCTTTACGGTAACCAACGAAGGCGAAAAAACAGTCCGCATCGCTCGTATCAAAACCAGCTGCGGCTGCACGGGCTCCATCTTGGACAAAAAAATAATTAAGCCCGGTGAAACGACAGAAATCATTGCCACCTTTAACAAAGGCAAACGACAAGGGCTCAATCGCAACCGCTTACAAGTCTTCATCGATAGCCAAGCGGAAGCTGTGGTGACACTCGCCATGAATGTCGAGATCCCCACACTGATTAAAGCGGCGCCGCAAATTGTTTACTGGAGCCCGAGTAGTTCGAAAACAGAACGGCGCGTGCAACTCAGCCTCGACGAACAATACATGGATAGTATCCAGAGCATCGATTACGATGAGAGCCGTCTCACAATCACAGAAGAACCAGGCGACGCCAACAAAGGCATTGATCGCGTGCTAGTGATCGAGCCCAAAGACTACAGCACACTCTATCGCGGCACGATTACAGTATACGGCAGCGGCCCGAACAATCGCAAAGCGGAAACTCGCATCCATACATTCGTGCAACCGTAA
- a CDS encoding prepilin-type N-terminal cleavage/methylation domain-containing protein: MNHKKRTIAAFTLIEMLMVISIIVILAAILIPTVGAVKSRALKSEDVSKIRTMAQAVLLYNSVNGKLPGRFNRAMRVPSFVEDDERDRWFSTTMADMDYLPPNDAFWEPVVDYGIEGSGHGYLLNNTIYSEPPNFFGRRSNTLDKITQPVSIVSIRANIAEGSGDSEPASNIWMITNVDSQNYSSAATGGSEYSVNGEALTPWEGRHYAFFDARVEFIKEGEYPSRD; encoded by the coding sequence ATGAATCACAAAAAAAGAACAATAGCTGCATTTACGCTCATTGAAATGCTGATGGTGATCAGTATTATAGTCATATTGGCTGCGATCCTGATTCCAACTGTGGGGGCTGTTAAGTCGAGGGCATTGAAGTCAGAGGATGTTTCTAAAATTCGCACTATGGCACAGGCGGTTCTATTGTATAACTCGGTCAACGGGAAATTGCCGGGTCGTTTTAATCGAGCGATGCGTGTGCCTAGCTTCGTCGAAGATGACGAGCGTGATCGCTGGTTTTCAACGACGATGGCGGACATGGACTATTTGCCGCCTAATGATGCGTTTTGGGAGCCAGTTGTTGATTACGGAATTGAGGGCAGTGGGCACGGATACCTGTTGAATAATACAATATATTCGGAGCCGCCCAATTTCTTTGGTCGTCGAAGCAACACCTTGGATAAAATAACACAGCCGGTCAGCATCGTTAGTATACGCGCCAATATTGCCGAGGGTTCGGGGGATTCGGAGCCTGCTTCGAACATCTGGATGATCACCAATGTGGATAGTCAGAATTACAGTAGTGCTGCGACAGGTGGCAGTGAGTATTCTGTTAATGGCGAAGCGCTGACTCCGTGGGAGGGGCGTCATTACGCTTTCTTTGATGCGCGGGTCGAGTTCATCAAAGAAGGTGAGTATCCCTCGCGCGATTAA
- a CDS encoding Na+/H+ antiporter NhaC family protein, producing the protein MSHLLKSIPLWFFMGALALSWWAGRHSSTVWVVESYSLDRATAEKRMQKVGAPSFLAVEDSMLWKLKDASITRAPEVTQEWVIESNDDGDTFSHLEARYHRGMWSLFPAFVTIVLCFLTREPVTSLLGGIFSGALLLGAYDIMSEVLIPGLTSSSAALIIVLYLGLLGSMLGIWSRNGAARAFADWVTLRFVRGPKTAKLTAWILGAFFFQGGTISTLLVGTTVKPVADKEKISHEELSYIVDSTASPIAVLLPFNAWPFYVQGLIFVGGISALATEELRVGFFFSSIPLFFYAILAVLFTFLLSIDRLPCIGQSFKKAIRRSRETGELDRPGATPLQASESLQASDVPEGYRPAAFEFVLPLVLIIGIAVGTYVVLDSPNVLWAFAVAVLVGALTSRLRGMTLKHLIEGVTAGLQGVVYGAVILLLAVVIGGLSRETGGGLFLVDSLGAALPYQMLPLLLFVLTIGIAFSTGTSWGTFAVTFPLAMPLAWSLAQSGGLEHPVLFLQICFAAVINGSVFGDQCSPISDTTVLSSLATGCDLMDHVKTQIIPSSIAAVIAVIAWTFLTFFV; encoded by the coding sequence GTGAGTCATTTACTGAAATCGATCCCGCTATGGTTCTTCATGGGCGCACTGGCGCTGTCTTGGTGGGCGGGGCGCCATTCGTCAACGGTCTGGGTCGTCGAGTCTTATTCGCTGGATCGGGCGACCGCAGAAAAGCGAATGCAAAAGGTCGGCGCACCTTCGTTTTTAGCCGTCGAAGATTCGATGCTGTGGAAACTTAAAGACGCCTCCATCACACGAGCGCCTGAAGTGACTCAGGAATGGGTGATTGAAAGCAACGACGATGGTGACACCTTCTCTCACCTAGAAGCGCGCTACCACCGTGGCATGTGGTCGCTCTTTCCTGCATTTGTCACGATTGTACTCTGCTTCTTAACTCGCGAACCTGTGACTTCCTTACTCGGCGGCATTTTTTCAGGAGCTTTGCTGCTGGGCGCGTACGACATCATGTCCGAGGTCTTGATTCCCGGACTAACGAGTTCATCCGCAGCACTGATCATTGTGCTCTACCTGGGTCTATTGGGTAGCATGCTGGGTATCTGGTCGCGTAACGGTGCGGCACGGGCCTTTGCTGACTGGGTGACTTTACGCTTCGTGCGTGGCCCCAAGACCGCCAAGCTGACTGCATGGATTCTCGGCGCTTTTTTCTTTCAAGGCGGCACCATTAGCACACTACTTGTCGGCACTACTGTTAAACCTGTAGCTGACAAGGAAAAGATAAGTCACGAAGAGTTATCCTATATTGTGGATTCGACGGCCTCCCCGATTGCGGTGCTACTTCCTTTCAATGCCTGGCCGTTCTATGTGCAAGGGCTCATTTTTGTGGGCGGCATTTCCGCATTGGCGACCGAAGAACTACGTGTCGGTTTCTTTTTCTCTTCGATTCCTCTGTTTTTCTATGCGATCCTGGCAGTGCTATTTACATTCCTGCTCAGTATCGATCGTCTCCCTTGCATTGGCCAGTCTTTCAAAAAAGCGATTCGTCGTTCGCGTGAAACGGGTGAACTGGATCGCCCCGGTGCCACTCCGCTACAAGCTTCGGAGTCGTTGCAAGCATCCGATGTGCCCGAGGGCTACCGTCCGGCCGCCTTTGAATTTGTTTTGCCGCTGGTGCTGATTATAGGGATCGCAGTCGGCACCTACGTGGTGCTCGATTCTCCAAATGTGCTATGGGCTTTTGCCGTTGCGGTCTTGGTCGGCGCACTCACTAGCCGCCTGCGTGGTATGACACTTAAGCACTTAATCGAAGGCGTCACTGCTGGACTGCAAGGCGTCGTCTACGGCGCAGTCATTCTACTCTTGGCGGTCGTGATCGGTGGACTCAGTCGCGAAACCGGCGGAGGTCTTTTTCTGGTAGATTCTCTGGGGGCCGCCCTTCCTTACCAAATGCTACCGCTCTTACTATTTGTACTCACCATCGGCATCGCCTTTTCGACCGGGACAAGCTGGGGCACCTTTGCAGTCACTTTCCCACTGGCCATGCCACTGGCATGGAGCCTCGCCCAAAGCGGCGGTCTGGAGCATCCTGTGCTTTTCTTGCAAATTTGCTTTGCCGCGGTGATCAACGGCAGCGTATTCGGCGACCAGTGCTCGCCCATTTCCGATACCACGGTTCTTAGCTCGCTGGCGACTGGTTGTGATCTAATGGATCACGTTAAAACTCAAATCATCCCCTCTTCGATCGCCGCCGTGATTGCTGTCATCGCTTGGACTTTCTTGACCTTCTTTGTATAG
- a CDS encoding sigma-54 dependent transcriptional regulator, with translation MQRALIIDDTPSLISEIRHMLKGEYAITSARSPIRGIRRAISEEIGLVITTLKMREMGGLDVIRRLRSRGYQGCIVMVTAFGDASTAQEAIRLGATDYITRPLVAAELISRLARALKKTDSDSIPPLQSIEEDICTQDPEMIALLELAHLAANTDSRILILGETGTGKELLAKAIHRYSQRVKKPFIAINCAAIQESLLESELFGHEQGAFTGALSRRIGRFEQAGTGTLFLDEIGEISLALQSKLLRVLQDGEYYRVGGNQKLKSRARIVAATNQTLRQRVESGDFRADLFYRLNVVSLKLPPLRQRPGDVSLLANFFFQRFKSDSSLAKRFSERALEQLKRYNWPGNIRELEHLVERSNILIRKHVIELEDLPQHIQQAPQKTNVPLGLNVETALNFSDAKTRFEKTYFNNILEQSGGNYALAARMAGMERTVFYRKAKKLLAN, from the coding sequence ATGCAGCGCGCACTCATCATTGACGATACTCCCTCTCTCATAAGCGAAATTCGTCACATGTTAAAAGGGGAGTATGCAATCACCTCCGCCCGCAGCCCCATCCGTGGTATACGCCGCGCCATCAGCGAAGAAATTGGCCTAGTCATCACCACCTTAAAGATGCGTGAAATGGGCGGTCTGGATGTAATTCGCCGCCTGCGTAGTCGCGGATACCAAGGCTGCATCGTCATGGTCACTGCATTCGGCGATGCCTCAACCGCGCAGGAAGCGATTCGACTCGGAGCTACCGACTATATCACACGCCCTCTGGTTGCTGCCGAACTCATATCACGTCTAGCCCGTGCGTTAAAGAAAACCGACTCCGACAGCATCCCGCCCTTGCAGTCCATCGAAGAAGACATCTGCACACAAGACCCCGAGATGATCGCGCTCCTTGAGCTCGCACATCTAGCCGCCAACACCGACAGCCGCATACTAATTCTCGGAGAAACTGGCACGGGCAAGGAACTACTCGCGAAAGCGATTCATCGCTACAGCCAACGTGTCAAAAAACCCTTTATAGCAATTAACTGTGCAGCGATCCAGGAAAGCCTGCTTGAGAGTGAACTGTTCGGACACGAACAAGGCGCATTTACCGGAGCACTCAGCCGGCGAATCGGACGCTTCGAACAAGCGGGCACGGGCACGCTTTTTCTAGATGAAATCGGGGAAATCTCCCTAGCTCTACAATCAAAGCTTTTGCGAGTGCTACAGGACGGGGAATACTATCGCGTGGGCGGCAATCAAAAACTAAAATCGCGGGCGCGCATCGTGGCCGCCACCAATCAAACACTCAGGCAAAGAGTGGAAAGTGGCGATTTCCGGGCCGACTTATTTTATCGTCTAAATGTAGTTAGTTTAAAACTACCGCCGCTACGTCAACGCCCTGGAGATGTCAGCTTACTGGCAAATTTCTTCTTTCAGCGTTTCAAAAGCGACAGCAGCCTCGCAAAGCGCTTTTCAGAGCGGGCACTCGAACAACTTAAACGCTACAACTGGCCGGGTAATATTCGAGAATTAGAACATCTGGTCGAACGATCCAATATTCTCATCCGTAAGCATGTAATCGAACTAGAAGACCTTCCGCAGCATATTCAACAAGCGCCGCAAAAAACCAATGTCCCGCTGGGACTCAATGTTGAAACCGCTCTCAATTTTTCTGATGCTAAAACACGCTTCGAAAAAACCTACTTCAATAATATTCTCGAGCAATCTGGAGGCAATTATGCACTGGCTGCGAGAATGGCTGGAATGGAGCGCACCGTCTTTTATCGCAAAGCTAAGAAGCTTTTAGCGAACTAA
- a CDS encoding gamma-glutamyltransferase family protein → MSLFTYICILLLASRLFAPAASIARAAVVSGSRESSEIGAEVLRSGGNAADAAVAVSMALGVTEPFGSGLGGKAVILYYDRATERVSFIESLDQAPLQFPVDDYRDASYQTKTRSFKAVGTPGLVPGMWDLHQQFGTRPWAELVLPAAKVARAGYLIDAHSAAIYSRSRQSLRKNAEARKWYTVDGAAPEVGTRMANADLAFTLERLAYNGIEEFRSGATARMLAKGMAEGGGWITLADLQAYQAHRIEPLSSPWNEYEIYTAASPVAGGATVLMSMMAMEQVRNDTDNFSAERLDLLGRVLRASYPRVFRHFGDDLTRDDARAETFSPGALRDLKRAIDQPLPVSSASYDRPQSADELSGLRSTTHFVVVDAAGNVASITQSLSSRFGAAVIAPGTGFLLNNTMKNFAVNSTRSVNFIAEGKRPRSTISTTMVLKDGQPYLALGAPGGQRIPTAVAQILSSVLVYGSSLEDAIKGPRFHLRRPLSRSESDRYVEIEPSYGEDRADMLRAYGWDVHFVEPSRYYFGGVNAVSIDTHSGEVTAVADPRRLNVAVELSGSN, encoded by the coding sequence ATGTCTTTGTTCACTTATATTTGTATCCTGCTATTGGCTAGCAGGCTGTTCGCGCCTGCTGCTTCGATTGCGAGGGCTGCGGTAGTTTCCGGCAGTCGGGAGTCTTCTGAAATCGGTGCTGAGGTCTTGCGTTCTGGGGGCAATGCGGCAGATGCAGCAGTTGCGGTATCGATGGCGCTGGGCGTTACGGAACCCTTTGGCTCTGGTTTGGGCGGGAAGGCTGTGATTCTTTATTACGACAGGGCGACAGAGCGTGTGAGTTTTATCGAGAGTCTGGATCAAGCGCCGCTGCAGTTTCCGGTAGATGATTATCGCGATGCGTCTTATCAAACTAAGACGCGCTCTTTCAAAGCGGTAGGCACTCCCGGGCTGGTGCCTGGTATGTGGGACTTGCATCAACAATTTGGAACGCGGCCATGGGCGGAGCTGGTGTTGCCTGCTGCTAAAGTCGCGCGCGCCGGTTATTTGATCGATGCACATTCGGCGGCCATCTACAGTCGTAGCCGTCAGTCTTTGCGTAAGAACGCAGAGGCACGTAAATGGTATACGGTCGATGGTGCTGCGCCGGAAGTCGGTACACGTATGGCGAATGCAGATCTCGCCTTCACGCTCGAGCGCCTTGCTTACAATGGGATCGAAGAATTTCGCTCGGGTGCCACGGCTCGCATGCTGGCCAAGGGGATGGCTGAGGGTGGGGGCTGGATTACTTTGGCTGACTTGCAAGCTTATCAAGCTCACCGTATTGAGCCACTGTCGAGCCCTTGGAATGAATATGAAATTTATACTGCCGCCTCGCCGGTGGCAGGCGGGGCCACGGTGCTGATGTCGATGATGGCAATGGAGCAGGTGCGCAATGATACGGACAACTTTTCGGCGGAGCGCTTGGATTTATTGGGGCGTGTGTTGCGCGCGAGTTATCCGCGTGTTTTTCGGCACTTCGGCGATGATTTAACACGTGATGATGCGCGTGCCGAAACATTCAGCCCGGGCGCCTTACGAGACTTGAAGCGTGCGATTGATCAGCCACTGCCTGTGAGCAGCGCATCGTACGACCGCCCACAAAGCGCTGATGAACTGTCGGGGCTTCGTTCGACGACACACTTTGTGGTGGTGGATGCAGCGGGCAATGTCGCTTCGATCACGCAGTCGCTCAGCAGTCGTTTTGGGGCCGCCGTGATCGCGCCGGGCACGGGCTTCTTATTAAATAATACAATGAAGAACTTTGCTGTGAACTCCACGCGTTCGGTTAATTTTATCGCTGAGGGGAAGCGGCCACGTAGTACCATTTCCACTACGATGGTTTTGAAGGATGGTCAGCCTTATTTGGCTTTGGGCGCGCCAGGGGGGCAGCGAATTCCGACCGCGGTGGCTCAAATCCTGAGTTCGGTTTTGGTGTATGGCTCCAGTTTAGAAGATGCGATCAAAGGGCCACGTTTTCATTTGAGGCGGCCTCTCTCGCGTAGCGAGTCCGATCGCTACGTGGAAATCGAGCCCAGTTACGGAGAAGACCGAGCGGACATGCTACGAGCTTACGGTTGGGATGTTCACTTCGTTGAGCCCTCGCGCTACTATTTTGGAGGCGTCAATGCAGTTTCGATCGATACGCACAGCGGCGAGGTGACTGCTGTGGCCGATCCCCGACGTTTGAATGTTGCTGTTGAACTCAGCGGCTCGAATTGA
- a CDS encoding rhodanese-like domain-containing protein: MKIEALNSACSLHRHTMPSLFKEFLIIIALTLIGSAYSLVHELAPRPWAEPTLAAGEIQLADAQAMNVIWLDARPIAAFEAAHIPDALFFDEGDWDSGLMTLMDAWLTQPRPIVVYCGSESCGTSQRVAERLRTALPDAEIYSLKGGWDAWQQ, translated from the coding sequence TTGAAGATTGAAGCTTTGAATTCAGCCTGTAGTCTGCACCGTCATACAATGCCTTCGCTCTTCAAAGAATTTCTGATCATCATCGCGCTCACACTCATCGGCAGCGCCTACTCACTGGTGCACGAGCTGGCGCCACGCCCTTGGGCGGAGCCCACACTCGCAGCCGGTGAAATACAGCTGGCTGACGCACAAGCTATGAACGTGATCTGGTTAGATGCACGCCCGATTGCAGCATTTGAGGCGGCCCATATTCCAGATGCGCTCTTCTTCGACGAGGGCGATTGGGACTCCGGGCTAATGACACTCATGGATGCCTGGCTGACGCAGCCGCGCCCCATTGTCGTCTATTGTGGCAGTGAGAGCTGCGGCACCAGCCAGCGAGTCGCCGAAAGGCTACGCACCGCACTGCCCGATGCAGAAATTTACAGTTTGAAAGGAGGCTGGGACGCATGGCAGCAATAA
- a CDS encoding PEP-CTERM sorting domain-containing protein (PEP-CTERM proteins occur, often in large numbers, in the proteomes of bacteria that also encode an exosortase, a predicted intramembrane cysteine proteinase. The presence of a PEP-CTERM domain at a protein's C-terminus predicts cleavage within the sorting domain, followed by covalent anchoring to some some component of the (usually Gram-negative) cell surface. Many PEP-CTERM proteins exhibit an unusual sequence composition that includes large numbers of potential glycosylation sites. Expression of one such protein has been shown restore the ability of a bacterium to form floc, a type of biofilm.), producing MMLALRLTNNTGSTLTEFTLGYTGEQWFESVTEQNNQYVVSYQIGTIADISSGSWTEIEALEFNTPKETGADDTLIGSDAENQVVLSAETVASIVWEDGEDLWIRWFDSNSSGFDQGIAIDDVSFSAIPEPSHYAILLGMGALGLTACRRRM from the coding sequence ATGATGCTAGCCCTGCGCTTAACAAATAATACAGGTTCCACACTCACAGAGTTTACACTGGGATACACGGGCGAGCAATGGTTTGAGAGCGTGACCGAACAAAATAATCAATATGTCGTTTCTTACCAAATCGGCACGATTGCCGACATCTCCTCTGGCTCTTGGACTGAAATCGAGGCACTTGAATTCAACACCCCCAAAGAAACGGGGGCCGACGATACGCTGATCGGATCTGATGCTGAAAATCAAGTCGTACTATCCGCTGAAACCGTCGCTTCAATCGTATGGGAAGATGGAGAAGACCTATGGATTCGCTGGTTCGACTCCAATAGTAGCGGCTTCGACCAAGGCATCGCGATTGACGACGTCTCCTTCAGCGCAATACCAGAGCCATCCCACTATGCCATCCTACTAGGCATGGGCGCTCTAGGACTGACGGCTTGCCGACGCCGTATGTAA
- a CDS encoding MauE/DoxX family redox-associated membrane protein yields the protein MAAINAKAYLLLIARLVLSAVFLLAAFPKIQDPVAFTASIEGFRVVGNNAATWIALGLPWLELVTGLGLLIPQIRRASAMIIALLLITFIALHASAWIRDLDINCGCFGVNEAHEAPNYLWLILRNVALLGACLCTLIRDWRNPRPPSVTDEVSTS from the coding sequence ATGGCAGCAATAAATGCAAAGGCATACCTACTCCTGATCGCCCGCCTGGTGCTTTCGGCCGTTTTTTTACTGGCAGCATTTCCCAAAATTCAGGATCCAGTGGCTTTTACGGCATCCATTGAAGGCTTCCGTGTAGTGGGCAACAATGCTGCAACATGGATTGCGCTCGGGCTCCCTTGGCTGGAGCTCGTGACTGGCTTGGGCTTGTTAATCCCGCAAATTCGCCGTGCCAGCGCCATGATCATCGCTCTCTTATTGATCACATTCATCGCCCTGCACGCCAGCGCTTGGATTCGTGATCTCGACATCAATTGCGGCTGCTTCGGTGTCAATGAGGCGCACGAGGCCCCCAATTATCTCTGGCTGATCCTTAGAAATGTGGCTCTGCTCGGCGCTTGCCTCTGCACATTGATCCGAGACTGGAGGAACCCACGCCCCCCATCCGTGACAGATGAAGTGAGCACTTCTTGA
- a CDS encoding class II fumarate hydratase produces the protein MRTEIDSMGTMEVPENALYGASTQRAVLNFPVSGHCMPALFIRSCGLLKYACAQANLALGRLDAEKAKAISIAALEIYEGKHTEHFPVDVFQTGSGTSTNMNVNEVIANRCSQLSGQPIGSKIPVHPNDDCNLGQSSNDTMPTALHLSTAAALQQQLRPALVQLSKALAQKERTFNKVVKIGRTHLMDATPITLGQEFSGYLRQVKKGIARVDHAILTLKELAIGGTAVGTGINGHPDFAQAVISILNEKTQLHFIEAKNHFEAQAGRDDCVEVAGQLQAISASLTKIANDIRLLGSGPRCGLGELQLPATQPGSSIMPGKVNPVMCEMLVQACLYANGQCQTVAACGRDGHFELNVTIPLIAYSLHEAIQVLARGTTLFTERCVAGLQVNEDAIADNLANSLMLVTALNPHIGYDKASHVAKRAFAEGRSLREIVLEEKLMSPKALDKALNPKKMV, from the coding sequence ATGCGCACAGAAATAGACTCGATGGGCACTATGGAAGTGCCTGAAAATGCTCTCTACGGAGCCTCGACCCAGCGGGCGGTGCTCAATTTCCCAGTCAGCGGGCACTGCATGCCGGCACTTTTTATTCGTAGCTGCGGCTTGTTGAAATACGCCTGTGCTCAGGCCAATCTGGCGCTGGGGCGCTTGGATGCGGAAAAAGCCAAGGCCATCAGCATCGCGGCACTGGAGATCTACGAAGGCAAACACACAGAACACTTCCCCGTAGATGTCTTTCAGACCGGCTCTGGCACCTCGACGAATATGAATGTCAACGAGGTGATCGCCAACCGCTGCAGTCAATTGAGCGGGCAACCGATCGGCTCCAAAATCCCGGTGCATCCCAACGATGACTGCAACCTCGGCCAATCCTCCAACGACACCATGCCCACCGCTCTGCACCTGAGCACGGCCGCCGCCTTGCAACAACAACTACGCCCGGCACTCGTGCAGCTCTCCAAAGCACTCGCCCAGAAGGAACGCACCTTCAATAAAGTGGTCAAAATCGGCCGCACGCACCTAATGGACGCCACACCGATCACGCTGGGACAGGAGTTTTCCGGCTATCTGCGGCAAGTCAAAAAGGGCATCGCTCGCGTGGATCACGCCATCCTCACCTTAAAAGAGCTCGCGATCGGCGGAACCGCCGTAGGCACGGGCATTAATGGCCACCCGGACTTCGCTCAAGCGGTCATTTCGATTCTCAACGAAAAGACTCAGCTGCATTTCATCGAAGCTAAGAACCACTTCGAGGCTCAGGCCGGCCGCGACGACTGCGTGGAAGTCGCGGGCCAGTTACAAGCCATCAGCGCCAGCCTGACCAAGATCGCCAACGACATTCGCCTGCTCGGCTCGGGGCCACGCTGCGGACTGGGCGAGCTACAGTTGCCCGCCACCCAGCCGGGCTCCTCCATCATGCCCGGCAAAGTCAACCCGGTCATGTGCGAGATGCTGGTCCAAGCCTGTCTCTACGCCAACGGCCAATGCCAGACCGTCGCCGCCTGCGGCCGCGACGGACACTTTGAACTGAACGTCACCATTCCCTTGATTGCTTACTCGCTACACGAAGCGATTCAGGTGCTGGCCCGCGGCACGACTCTTTTCACCGAACGTTGTGTGGCCGGCTTGCAAGTCAATGAGGACGCGATTGCCGATAATCTTGCCAATTCCCTGATGCTGGTCACCGCGCTCAACCCGCACATTGGCTACGATAAAGCTTCACATGTCGCCAAGCGCGCCTTCGCCGAAGGCCGCAGCCTACGTGAAATTGTGCTGGAGGAAAAATTAATGAGCCCCAAAGCCCTCGATAAAGCGCTCAATCCGAAGAAAATGGTCTAA